Part of the Mycolicibacterium mengxianglii genome is shown below.
AGGACAGCCCGTTCCGGTTCAATGACGACATCATCATCATGCCGCTGCAAGCAGCCACGCAGTGGGATGCGTTGTCGCACGTCTACTACGAGGACAACCTCTACAACGGTTTCCCGGCGAACTCGGTGACAAGTGCCGGTGCCTATCACTGCGGCATCGACAAGGTCGACACCAAAGGCATCACGTCGCGGGGTGTGTTACTCGATATCGTCGCACTGCGTGGCGCCGAGACGTACCTGGAACTCGGCGACCCGATCACCGCCGACGAACTCGACGCCGCTGCGAAGGCTCAAGGCGTGGCCGTCACCCGCGGTGACATCGTGCTGATCCGAACGGGTTGGTGGACAAGATTTCTGCGAACCGGTGACGGCATCGAACCCGGAGCCGGACTGGATTGGCGGTGTGCGTCGTGGTTGCACGACCACGAGGTCGCCGCCGTCGCCGCCGATAATCTGATGGTCGAGGATCCGGTGTCCGGGGTCGAGGGCACCATCTTGCCCATGCACATGCTGTGCCTGCGCGACATGGGCATGATGTTGGGGGAGTACTGGGACCTGGCTGCGTTGGCAGCGGACTGTGCTGTT
Proteins encoded:
- a CDS encoding cyclase family protein — encoded protein: MSTMSDFRRVADDVRNWGRWGDADELGTLNFITTEKVAEAASLVRTGKVFPLGVEFGSSGPQGAFHYRQNPLHVMTVDGGDADTLVRYGPQWLRNPLATQLSGYFEDSPFRFNDDIIIMPLQAATQWDALSHVYYEDNLYNGFPANSVTSAGAYHCGIDKVDTKGITSRGVLLDIVALRGAETYLELGDPITADELDAAAKAQGVAVTRGDIVLIRTGWWTRFLRTGDGIEPGAGLDWRCASWLHDHEVAAVAADNLMVEDPVSGVEGTILPMHMLCLRDMGMMLGEYWDLAALAADCAVDGVYEFQLIAPPLRVTGAVGSPVNPIAIK